A window of the Lactobacillus gasseri ATCC 33323 = JCM 1131 genome harbors these coding sequences:
- the gatB gene encoding Asp-tRNA(Asn)/Glu-tRNA(Gln) amidotransferase subunit GatB yields MNFKSTIGLEVHFELKTKSKIFSPSPVTYGAEANTETNVIDWAMPGVLPRLNKDVYRLGIMVALATHSHILPVTHFDRKNYFYPDNPKAYQITQFFQPLARDGYIEVEVRGKKKRIGIHEMHIEEDAGKNTHGANGYSYVDLNRQGVPLLEVVSEPDMEDPEEAYAYLTKLRQIVQFTGASDVKMEEGSMRVDTNISIRPAGQEKLGTKVEMKNLNSFDHVRRSLAYEEKRQQQVLLSGGRVQLSTRRFDEATGKTVLERVKEGDADYRYFPEPDIAPYHIKQSWIDEIAESLPESPFERRKRYVKEYGIKEYDADVILQTKESSDFYDAAVAAGADPTLAANWLNTQVNGYLNENQVGIADIKLTPEHLAEMIKMIKDGTISSKIAKKVFKESIENGTDPKKYVEDKGMVQLSDVSVLGPMVTKVVDDNPQSVEDFKNGKDRAIGFLVGQIMKQTRGKANPKVVNQLLNKELQSR; encoded by the coding sequence ATGAATTTTAAATCGACTATTGGTCTAGAAGTCCACTTCGAATTAAAAACAAAGAGTAAGATTTTTTCTCCATCACCAGTTACTTATGGTGCTGAAGCAAACACTGAAACTAATGTTATTGACTGGGCAATGCCTGGTGTCTTACCTCGTTTGAATAAAGATGTTTATCGTCTTGGTATCATGGTTGCCTTGGCAACTCATTCACATATTTTGCCTGTAACTCATTTTGACCGTAAGAACTACTTCTACCCAGATAACCCTAAGGCTTACCAAATTACTCAGTTCTTCCAACCACTTGCTCGCGATGGTTACATTGAAGTTGAAGTTCGCGGCAAGAAGAAGCGCATTGGTATTCACGAAATGCACATCGAAGAAGATGCTGGTAAGAACACTCACGGAGCTAATGGTTATTCATACGTTGACTTAAACCGTCAGGGTGTTCCACTTCTTGAAGTTGTTTCTGAACCTGATATGGAAGATCCAGAAGAAGCTTACGCATACTTGACTAAATTACGTCAGATCGTTCAATTTACTGGTGCATCTGACGTTAAGATGGAAGAAGGTTCAATGCGTGTTGATACCAACATTTCTATCCGTCCTGCTGGTCAAGAAAAGCTTGGTACTAAGGTTGAAATGAAGAACTTGAACTCATTTGACCACGTTCGTCGTTCTCTTGCTTATGAAGAGAAGCGTCAACAACAAGTACTTCTTTCTGGTGGTAGAGTTCAACTTTCCACTCGTCGTTTTGATGAAGCTACTGGTAAGACTGTCTTAGAGCGTGTTAAGGAAGGCGATGCAGATTACCGTTACTTCCCAGAACCAGATATTGCACCTTACCACATTAAGCAAAGCTGGATCGATGAAATTGCAGAAAGTTTACCTGAATCACCATTTGAACGTCGCAAGCGCTACGTTAAAGAATATGGCATTAAGGAATACGATGCTGACGTTATTTTGCAAACTAAGGAATCAAGTGATTTCTACGATGCTGCAGTAGCTGCTGGTGCTGATCCAACTTTAGCTGCTAACTGGTTGAATACTCAAGTTAATGGTTACTTGAATGAAAACCAAGTTGGTATTGCAGATATTAAATTAACTCCAGAGCACTTAGCTGAAATGATCAAGATGATCAAAGATGGAACTATTTCATCCAAGATTGCTAAGAAAGTCTTCAAGGAATCTATTGAAAATGGAACTGATCCTAAGAAATATGTTGAAGATAAGGGTATGGTTCAATTATCAGATGTTTCTGTTCTTGGGCCAATGGTAACTAAGGTTGTTGATGATAACCCACAATCTGTTGAAGACTTCAAGAATGGTAAGGATCGTGCAATTGGATTCTTAGTTGGTCAAATCATGAAGCAAACTCGTGGTAAGGCTAACCCTAAGGTTGTTAATCAATTGCTTAATAAGGAACTTCAAAGCCGTTAA
- the gatC gene encoding Asp-tRNA(Asn)/Glu-tRNA(Gln) amidotransferase subunit GatC, with protein MKITKDEINHVATLSRLEFGEDEIDKFTEQMGDIINMAHQLAEVDTEGVPETVQVVDRETDFREDKPEHWKSRAELMKNVPEKADGFIKVPVIIDKDDNE; from the coding sequence GTGAAAATTACAAAAGATGAAATCAATCACGTTGCAACACTATCTCGACTTGAGTTTGGTGAAGACGAAATTGATAAGTTTACTGAACAAATGGGTGACATTATCAATATGGCACATCAATTAGCTGAAGTTGATACTGAAGGAGTTCCTGAAACTGTTCAAGTTGTTGATCGAGAGACTGATTTTAGAGAAGACAAGCCTGAACATTGGAAAAGTCGCGCAGAATTAATGAAGAATGTTCCTGAAAAAGCTGATGGCTTCATTAAGGTGCCAGTAATTATTGATAAGGATGATAATGAATAA
- a CDS encoding ECF transporter S component, with product MINKKTFRIAISAIFVAIILVQTFVPYIGYIRILPGLPSITTIPLTVALAGCLMGPGFGTSIGLFWGLLSLFVAYTQPGDIVSMLLFRNIFIALIPRAAAGFIAGMIGQAARDESKLQKTIVYTIAGLCTSLANTLLVISITSLWFMNNPAALLQSLGQTQNSAPLIAILLSVLGVNGVVEAIFTAILTPAITMPLKQVMKRKMS from the coding sequence ATGATTAATAAAAAGACTTTTAGAATCGCCATTAGTGCTATTTTTGTTGCAATTATTTTGGTTCAAACTTTTGTTCCTTACATTGGCTACATTAGAATCTTACCGGGATTACCTTCAATTACAACTATTCCCCTAACCGTTGCTTTAGCTGGTTGCTTAATGGGACCTGGTTTTGGTACGTCGATTGGTTTATTTTGGGGTTTATTAAGTTTATTTGTCGCTTATACGCAACCTGGCGATATTGTCAGCATGTTGCTGTTCCGAAATATCTTTATTGCTTTAATTCCACGTGCAGCAGCTGGCTTTATTGCTGGGATGATCGGTCAAGCTGCAAGAGATGAATCAAAACTTCAAAAGACAATTGTTTATACAATTGCTGGCTTATGTACGTCACTTGCTAATACTTTATTGGTGATTAGTATTACTAGTTTATGGTTTATGAATAATCCAGCTGCTTTACTTCAAAGCTTAGGTCAAACTCAAAATTCAGCTCCTTTAATTGCAATATTATTAAGTGTTTTAGGTGTTAATGGCGTTGTAGAAGCAATCTTTACTGCTATCCTTACTCCAGCAATTACAATGCCTTTGAAGCAAGTAATGAAAAGGAAGATGAGTTAA
- a CDS encoding CamS family sex pheromone protein encodes MKRFLQIALLVATGLSLSACGNLKNSDLANNPTTSTTKKKSYQTTSTNKNGYNVLLKDGEYVTSPIEGTTENTSDNNVDGRALESGLINLSQNTFSSSKYVFQEGQKISVADATDWLGRKSKSNADGLNAEKSTKKDSYNPIILDQILEQDFLTKSNSSYKMGGMSVGLALNSVDYYQKVKDGPQYHKDISRAEQETFGKEAANKLVSYLRKKKGLKDIPILVGLFSKTSKDSLVGGNYFAYGIANANSSKINDWKTVNNRSQVLPTVGSEKAINSTDAASFSDFKAAIQGYFPNISGVTATVRYQNKTLTQMNITVTTQFFGYAQIESFSRLVLSAAKKYLPKDAPIEIKINSVNDTQALIAKNSADDSYYVHVFGGE; translated from the coding sequence TTGAAAAGATTTTTGCAAATAGCACTGCTAGTAGCAACTGGTTTGAGTTTAAGTGCATGTGGCAATTTAAAAAATTCTGATCTTGCCAATAATCCCACAACTTCAACAACTAAGAAGAAGAGCTATCAAACGACTAGTACAAATAAGAATGGTTATAATGTTCTTTTAAAAGATGGTGAATATGTAACTAGTCCTATCGAAGGTACAACTGAAAATACTAGCGATAATAATGTTGATGGTCGTGCTTTAGAATCTGGATTAATAAACTTATCTCAAAATACTTTTTCAAGTAGTAAGTATGTCTTCCAAGAAGGGCAAAAAATTTCTGTGGCAGATGCGACCGATTGGCTAGGAAGAAAGTCTAAGAGCAATGCAGATGGTTTAAATGCAGAAAAGAGTACCAAAAAAGATTCGTATAATCCGATCATTTTAGACCAAATTTTGGAACAAGATTTTTTGACTAAATCTAATTCTAGTTACAAAATGGGTGGTATGAGTGTAGGTTTAGCCCTTAACTCAGTTGATTACTATCAAAAAGTTAAAGATGGTCCACAATATCATAAGGATATTTCTCGTGCAGAACAGGAAACTTTTGGTAAGGAAGCAGCTAACAAGCTAGTTTCTTACTTACGTAAAAAGAAGGGATTGAAGGATATCCCAATTCTAGTTGGACTATTTAGTAAGACCAGTAAAGATTCCCTTGTAGGTGGAAATTACTTTGCATATGGAATTGCTAATGCAAATAGTAGTAAAATAAATGATTGGAAAACAGTCAATAATCGTAGTCAAGTGCTACCGACTGTTGGAAGTGAAAAAGCAATTAATTCTACTGATGCAGCTTCATTTAGTGATTTTAAGGCTGCTATTCAAGGATATTTCCCTAATATTAGTGGGGTAACAGCAACTGTTCGTTATCAAAATAAGACCTTGACGCAGATGAACATTACTGTAACTACGCAATTCTTTGGCTATGCACAGATCGAGAGTTTCTCACGACTTGTGCTCTCAGCTGCTAAGAAGTACTTACCTAAAGATGCACCAATAGAAATTAAGATTAATTCTGTTAATGATACACAGGCATTAATCGCTAAGAATTCCGCAGACGATAGTTATTATGTCCACGTCTTTGGCGGTGAATAG
- a CDS encoding glycoside hydrolase family 73 protein, with protein MPRRRRQKNIQYVIARAFAICFTLVVILSGFLYWRHEVAVNEQLRQARLEKERALQSKERFIKIVAPIAQRADKPYGLFPSVTIAQACLESNFGQSELSKKYYNLFGVKGTDPNTSRELTTSEFVNDHWETVTGRFQVYNSYEESIQAHTRLFVNGTSWNKNQYQHVLAAKDYISQAQALETDGYATDPGYAKKLIDLIKEFNLTQYD; from the coding sequence ATGCCACGTAGACGCCGTCAAAAAAATATTCAATATGTAATTGCAAGAGCTTTTGCTATTTGCTTTACTTTGGTAGTAATTTTATCAGGCTTTTTGTACTGGCGTCACGAGGTCGCAGTTAATGAACAATTAAGGCAAGCGCGATTAGAAAAGGAACGTGCTCTTCAAAGTAAAGAAAGGTTTATTAAAATAGTAGCTCCGATTGCTCAAAGAGCAGATAAGCCTTATGGTTTATTTCCAAGTGTTACCATTGCGCAAGCATGCTTAGAAAGTAATTTTGGTCAAAGCGAACTTTCAAAAAAATATTATAATTTGTTTGGCGTCAAGGGAACTGATCCTAATACTAGTCGGGAGTTGACGACTTCAGAGTTTGTTAATGATCACTGGGAAACTGTAACTGGCCGTTTTCAAGTTTATAATTCTTATGAAGAATCTATTCAGGCACATACGCGGCTATTTGTGAATGGAACTAGCTGGAATAAAAATCAATATCAGCATGTTTTAGCTGCTAAGGATTATATAAGTCAAGCGCAAGCTTTAGAAACAGATGGTTATGCGACTGATCCAGGTTATGCCAAAAAGCTAATTGATTTAATTAAAGAGTTCAATTTAACGCAATATGATTAA
- the gatA gene encoding Asp-tRNA(Asn)/Glu-tRNA(Gln) amidotransferase subunit GatA, producing MNYLNENIDSLNKKLQDGEITAEDLAKETVKNIKETDKKINAWITVDDDAKPAENLDFAKNKLAGIPIAIKDNIITNGMKTTAASHILCNYMPVYDATVISKLKKAQATFVGKTNMDEFAMGSSTEHSYYGATRNPWDLEKVPGGSSGGSAAAVASGEVVAALGSDTGGSIRQPAAFNGIFGIKPTYGRVSRWGLIAFGSSLDQIGVMSKRVKDSAEVLNVIAGPDEHDATVSEKEVPDFTSFLGQDVKGLRVAVPKEYMDAVDGEMRDAIQKQIDVLKDAGAVINEVSLPHTKYVVPTYYIVASSEASSNLQRYDGIRYGYRAKDTKNLLDVYVKSRSEGFGDEVKRRIMLGSFALSAGAYDEFFKKAAQVRTLICRDFEKIFEENDVIVGPTTTEPAFGIGEEISDPIKMYNNDILTISANLAGIPAASVPAGLVDGMPAGLQIMAKRFDEGTVFKVADFIERNNKFYEKTPTGMED from the coding sequence ATGAATTACTTAAATGAAAACATTGACTCATTAAATAAAAAATTACAAGATGGCGAAATAACAGCTGAAGACTTAGCTAAGGAAACAGTTAAAAATATTAAAGAAACAGACAAAAAGATTAATGCCTGGATTACTGTTGACGATGATGCAAAGCCAGCAGAAAATTTAGATTTTGCTAAAAATAAATTGGCTGGTATCCCAATTGCAATCAAGGACAATATCATTACTAATGGTATGAAGACTACTGCAGCTAGTCATATTCTTTGCAATTACATGCCAGTTTATGATGCAACTGTAATTAGCAAGTTAAAGAAGGCTCAAGCAACTTTTGTTGGTAAGACTAACATGGATGAATTTGCAATGGGTTCATCTACTGAACATTCTTACTACGGTGCAACTCGTAATCCATGGGACTTAGAAAAAGTTCCTGGTGGTTCATCTGGTGGTTCTGCAGCTGCAGTTGCTAGTGGTGAAGTTGTAGCAGCTCTTGGTTCTGATACTGGTGGTTCTATTCGTCAACCAGCTGCTTTTAACGGTATTTTTGGTATTAAACCAACTTATGGTCGCGTATCACGTTGGGGCTTGATCGCCTTTGGTTCTTCATTAGACCAAATCGGTGTTATGAGTAAACGTGTTAAGGATTCAGCAGAGGTATTAAACGTAATTGCTGGTCCTGATGAACATGACGCAACTGTTTCAGAAAAAGAAGTACCTGATTTTACTAGCTTCCTAGGTCAAGACGTTAAAGGTTTACGCGTAGCTGTTCCTAAGGAATACATGGATGCTGTTGACGGCGAAATGCGTGATGCTATCCAAAAGCAAATTGATGTTTTGAAGGACGCTGGTGCAGTTATTAACGAAGTTTCTTTGCCACATACTAAGTATGTTGTTCCTACTTACTACATTGTTGCCTCTAGTGAAGCTTCTTCAAACCTTCAAAGATACGATGGTATTCGTTATGGCTACCGTGCAAAGGATACGAAGAACTTATTAGACGTTTACGTTAAATCTAGAAGTGAAGGTTTTGGCGACGAAGTTAAGCGTCGTATTATGCTAGGTTCATTTGCTTTATCAGCAGGTGCATATGACGAATTCTTCAAGAAGGCTGCTCAAGTTAGAACATTAATTTGCCGTGACTTTGAGAAAATTTTTGAAGAAAATGATGTTATTGTTGGACCAACTACTACTGAACCAGCATTTGGTATTGGTGAAGAAATTTCAGACCCAATTAAGATGTACAACAACGATATCTTAACCATTTCAGCTAACTTAGCTGGTATCCCAGCAGCTAGCGTACCTGCAGGTTTAGTTGATGGAATGCCTGCTGGTCTTCAAATTATGGCTAAACGTTTTGATGAAGGTACTGTATTTAAGGTTGCTGATTTCATTGAACGTAATAACAAATTCTACGAAAAAACACCTACAGGAATGGAGGATTAA
- the ligA gene encoding NAD-dependent DNA ligase LigA translates to MAVLTHNQASQKVDELRKKLDEWAEDYYAKDAPVVEDAVYDKAYQELVELEKQFPDLVTSDSITQRVGGEIKSDLSKVEHPVPMLSMGDVFSKDELKEFDERITKLVGHPVAYNVELKIDGLSLSLEYTAGKLTRASTRGNGRVGEDVTANAKFIKDIPQTLPEPLTTEVRGECYMEKEAFAKLNAERDEKGEQVFANPRNAAAGSLRQLDARITKKRNLSTFIYTWVNPPKNITSQHQAIDEMNRLGFHTNQTGQRLESMDEVFKFIDEYTAKRNDLSYGIDGIVLKVDDLSLQNELGNTVKVPRWEIAYKFPPEEQETVVKEIEWTVGRTGVVTPTAVMDPVQLAGTVVSRASLHNPDYLREKGVRIGDTVKLHKAGDIIPEISSVVLNKRPKDSEPYQIPNKCPSCGQDLVHLQDEVALRCINPMCPAQVEEGIIHFASRGAMNIMGLGPRIVKQLIDKNFVNDVADLYHLTNEQLSQLDHFKDKSITNLLTSIENSKQNSAELLLFGLGIDHVGAKAARLILEKYKNLEKVSQLTVPELTSIDTIGETIAESLTAYFNQPSAQKLLQELRDSGLNMEYLGTVEEEAPDNFFKEKTVVLTGKLSDFTRSEFTKKLQDLGAKVTGSVSKKTDYLIYGADAGSKKDKAEKLQVPMLTEQEAIAKIEK, encoded by the coding sequence ATGGCAGTTTTAACTCACAATCAGGCTTCTCAGAAAGTCGATGAATTAAGAAAAAAGCTCGATGAATGGGCAGAAGATTATTACGCAAAAGACGCACCAGTAGTTGAAGATGCGGTTTACGACAAGGCTTATCAAGAACTAGTAGAATTAGAAAAGCAGTTTCCTGACCTAGTAACATCTGACTCAATTACGCAGCGAGTTGGTGGTGAGATCAAGAGTGACCTTTCTAAAGTGGAACATCCCGTTCCAATGCTTTCAATGGGGGATGTTTTTTCAAAAGATGAGCTCAAAGAATTTGATGAAAGAATTACAAAGCTAGTTGGTCATCCTGTGGCTTACAACGTTGAATTAAAAATTGATGGCTTATCTTTGTCGTTAGAATATACAGCTGGGAAATTAACACGTGCATCTACTAGAGGAAATGGCCGTGTTGGTGAAGATGTGACAGCTAATGCTAAGTTTATTAAGGATATTCCCCAAACTTTGCCTGAGCCTTTAACAACTGAGGTTCGCGGTGAATGCTACATGGAAAAAGAAGCATTTGCCAAATTAAATGCGGAACGTGATGAAAAAGGGGAGCAGGTATTTGCTAATCCTAGAAATGCAGCTGCTGGTTCTTTAAGGCAATTAGATGCGCGGATTACTAAAAAGAGAAACTTGAGTACTTTTATTTATACTTGGGTTAATCCGCCAAAAAACATTACTAGTCAGCACCAGGCAATTGATGAAATGAATCGCTTAGGTTTTCACACCAATCAAACTGGCCAGCGTCTGGAATCAATGGATGAAGTATTTAAGTTTATTGATGAATATACTGCTAAGCGTAACGATTTAAGCTATGGTATTGATGGAATTGTTTTAAAAGTTGACGATTTGAGCTTACAAAATGAATTAGGAAATACCGTCAAAGTACCGCGCTGGGAAATTGCCTATAAGTTTCCTCCTGAAGAACAAGAAACGGTAGTCAAAGAGATTGAATGGACAGTTGGTCGAACTGGAGTAGTAACGCCAACTGCGGTAATGGATCCTGTTCAACTCGCTGGTACTGTTGTTTCACGCGCTTCTTTGCACAATCCTGATTACTTAAGAGAAAAGGGAGTACGGATTGGCGACACAGTTAAATTGCACAAGGCTGGCGATATTATTCCAGAAATTTCTAGTGTCGTTTTAAATAAAAGACCTAAAGATAGCGAGCCTTATCAGATTCCTAATAAATGTCCATCTTGTGGGCAAGACTTGGTTCACTTACAAGACGAAGTAGCACTTCGCTGCATCAATCCAATGTGTCCAGCACAAGTTGAAGAAGGAATTATCCACTTTGCTTCACGCGGTGCGATGAACATCATGGGACTAGGTCCGCGAATCGTAAAACAGTTAATTGATAAGAATTTTGTCAATGATGTAGCCGACTTATATCATTTAACTAATGAGCAATTAAGTCAGTTAGATCATTTTAAAGATAAGTCAATTACTAATTTGTTAACGTCAATTGAGAATAGTAAGCAAAATTCAGCTGAATTATTACTATTTGGTCTTGGAATAGATCATGTCGGTGCTAAAGCTGCTAGATTAATTTTGGAAAAATATAAAAATTTGGAAAAGGTTAGTCAATTAACAGTGCCAGAATTAACAAGTATCGATACAATAGGAGAGACGATTGCGGAATCGTTAACAGCATATTTTAATCAGCCAAGTGCGCAAAAGTTGTTGCAAGAGTTGCGCGACAGTGGATTAAATATGGAATATTTAGGAACTGTTGAAGAAGAAGCACCAGATAATTTCTTTAAAGAAAAGACTGTTGTTCTAACTGGAAAATTATCAGACTTTACTCGAAGTGAATTTACTAAGAAACTGCAAGATCTTGGAGCTAAAGTAACTGGATCAGTATCTAAGAAGACAGACTATTTAATTTATGGTGCAGATGCCGGTTCTAAGAAAGATAAGGCTGAAAAACTTCAAGTTCCAATGTTAACTGAACAAGAAGCAATTGCAAAAATTGAAAAATAA
- the pcrA gene encoding DNA helicase PcrA, with protein sequence MSEETILAELNPQQKKAVQCTEGPLLVVAGAGSGKTSVLTRRIAYLIEEKGVAPWNVLAITFTNKAATEMKERVQKLLGPAADSVWMSTFHALCVRILRRDAEKIGYSNNFSIADSAEQLTLIKRIEKDLNINPKMYDPKAILGAISNGKNDLLTPKDFKAQATSPFEKVTAQVYAEYQHRLKRDQIMDFDDLIMQTLVLFKKDKETLHYYQNKFRYILVDEYQDTNEAQYQLCVALAAQYKNICVVGDADQSIYGWRGANMENILNFEHDYQDDEVNTIKLEQNYRSTGHILDAANSVIKNNQNRKPKKLWTDKGDGDKINYYRAQSGNDEALFIVSKINEEIKEHHRDYKDFAVLYRTNAQSRNVEEALVKSNIPYRIVGGHKFYDRKEIKDILAYLKVVANPADSMSFNRIINVPKRGLGPTTMAKFNGFANDNDFTVEETFKNLSLAPITGRPAKTLATFGTALKDAIEYSKTHSVTGLTEKLLADFGYKEALENEHTIEADTRLENLNEFLTVTKRFDDNYEPEDEDSTALGDFLSEISLLSDQDDLENQDNQVALMTLHAAKGLEFPVVFLVGMEEGLFPLSRATGDPSELEEERRLAYVGITRAEKKLYITNAFSRTMYGRPQNNQPSRFIDEIEDKDLEFVNQVQSNSAMSIPFAKSSERATSQVYRPKTRIETAKKASGAVGADKKSWNVGDQVSHKAWGKGVVVKVNGSGEDMELDIAFASQGVKRLLAAFAPIKKI encoded by the coding sequence ATGAGCGAAGAAACAATTCTTGCAGAATTAAATCCGCAGCAAAAAAAAGCTGTGCAGTGTACTGAGGGTCCACTTTTAGTAGTTGCTGGAGCTGGTAGTGGAAAAACATCAGTTTTAACACGTCGAATTGCCTATTTAATTGAAGAAAAAGGCGTTGCGCCATGGAATGTCTTAGCCATTACTTTTACCAATAAGGCTGCAACTGAAATGAAAGAACGTGTCCAAAAACTTTTAGGGCCAGCTGCTGATAGTGTTTGGATGTCAACTTTTCACGCCTTATGCGTGAGAATTTTACGCCGTGATGCAGAAAAGATCGGTTATTCTAATAACTTTTCAATTGCTGATTCGGCGGAACAGTTAACTTTAATTAAGCGAATTGAAAAAGATCTTAATATTAATCCTAAAATGTATGATCCCAAAGCAATTTTAGGTGCTATTTCTAATGGTAAAAATGACTTGCTTACACCCAAAGATTTCAAAGCGCAAGCAACTAGTCCCTTTGAAAAGGTAACAGCGCAAGTTTATGCGGAATATCAGCACCGCTTAAAGCGTGATCAAATTATGGATTTTGATGACTTGATTATGCAAACGCTAGTCTTGTTTAAGAAAGATAAAGAAACGCTTCATTATTACCAAAATAAGTTCCGCTATATTTTAGTTGATGAGTATCAGGATACAAATGAAGCTCAATATCAACTTTGTGTGGCACTAGCTGCTCAGTATAAGAATATTTGTGTTGTTGGGGATGCGGACCAGTCAATCTATGGTTGGCGCGGAGCTAATATGGAAAATATTCTTAATTTTGAGCATGACTATCAAGATGATGAAGTTAATACGATTAAACTTGAACAAAATTATCGTTCGACTGGTCATATCTTAGATGCTGCTAATTCAGTTATTAAGAATAATCAAAATCGTAAGCCTAAAAAGCTTTGGACTGATAAGGGCGATGGTGATAAGATCAACTATTATCGTGCTCAAAGTGGTAACGATGAAGCACTCTTTATTGTTTCAAAGATCAACGAAGAAATAAAAGAGCATCACAGAGACTACAAGGATTTTGCGGTTCTTTACCGCACAAATGCTCAATCTCGTAACGTCGAAGAAGCTTTAGTTAAATCAAACATTCCTTACCGAATTGTTGGCGGTCATAAATTCTATGATCGAAAAGAAATTAAAGATATCTTGGCCTATTTAAAGGTTGTAGCAAACCCTGCTGATTCGATGAGCTTTAATCGAATTATTAATGTGCCTAAGCGTGGATTAGGGCCAACAACGATGGCTAAATTTAACGGCTTTGCTAATGATAATGACTTCACAGTTGAAGAAACATTTAAGAATTTAAGTTTAGCACCAATTACAGGTCGTCCGGCTAAGACTTTAGCAACTTTTGGGACTGCTTTAAAGGATGCAATTGAATACAGTAAGACGCATAGCGTAACTGGTTTAACTGAAAAATTACTAGCTGACTTTGGCTATAAAGAAGCTTTAGAGAATGAACATACAATTGAAGCCGATACTAGATTAGAAAACTTGAACGAATTCTTAACCGTTACTAAGCGTTTTGATGATAATTATGAGCCAGAAGATGAAGATTCGACTGCCTTAGGCGATTTTCTTTCAGAAATTTCACTTTTAAGCGATCAAGATGATTTAGAAAATCAAGATAATCAGGTAGCTTTAATGACGCTTCATGCAGCTAAAGGATTAGAGTTTCCAGTTGTCTTTTTGGTTGGCATGGAAGAAGGACTTTTCCCGCTTTCAAGAGCGACAGGCGATCCAAGTGAACTTGAAGAAGAACGTCGTTTAGCCTATGTAGGTATTACCCGTGCTGAAAAGAAACTTTACATCACGAATGCCTTTTCTAGAACGATGTACGGCCGTCCGCAAAATAACCAGCCATCTCGCTTTATTGATGAAATTGAAGATAAAGATCTAGAATTTGTTAACCAAGTTCAGTCTAATTCTGCAATGTCGATTCCTTTTGCTAAAAGTAGTGAACGTGCAACTTCTCAAGTTTACCGTCCAAAAACTAGAATTGAAACTGCTAAGAAGGCTAGCGGTGCAGTTGGTGCGGACAAGAAGTCTTGGAATGTTGGCGATCAAGTTTCTCATAAGGCCTGGGGAAAAGGCGTTGTCGTCAAAGTTAACGGCAGCGGAGAAGATATGGAATTAGATATTGCTTTTGCTAGTCAAGGAGTAAAGCGCCTTTTAGCTGCCTTTGCACCAATTAAAAAGATATAA